The Deinococcus hopiensis KR-140 genome has a window encoding:
- a CDS encoding YnfA family protein, whose protein sequence is MFRSVVLFVLAGAAEIGGGYLVWLWLREGRPLWVGLLGALTLVLYGILPTLQPASFDFARAYAAYGGLFIALSLLWGQVVEGRTPDSPSLWGAGLALIGAGIIAYWPR, encoded by the coding sequence ATGTTCCGTTCTGTTGTGCTGTTCGTGCTCGCGGGTGCCGCAGAAATCGGCGGCGGTTACCTGGTGTGGCTGTGGCTGCGCGAGGGCCGCCCCCTCTGGGTGGGTTTGCTGGGAGCGCTTACCCTCGTGCTTTACGGCATCCTTCCCACCCTACAACCGGCTTCGTTCGACTTTGCCCGGGCCTACGCCGCGTATGGCGGCCTGTTTATCGCCCTGTCTCTGCTGTGGGGGCAGGTGGTGGAGGGCCGCACACCCGATTCGCCCAGCCTCTGGGGCGCGGGGCTGGCGCTGATCGGCGCGGGGATCATCG
- a CDS encoding response regulator, which yields MTLTQTPKPVMLVVDDDPDVLRAVARDLRARYSADYRVLRAESGEEALDALKEVRERGDPVALLLSDQRMPGLDGVAFLSRAAALFPGAKRALLTAYADTDAAIRAINESQVHFYLTKPWDPPQEQLYPVLDDLLDDWRGEFKPGYGGLKIVGDRWSPRSHDLRDFLARNGVPYTFYDLETNDEAQELLGDEGGEALPLVILPGGERLADPDPAAVAEAVGLSRPASRPFYDLAIVGGGPAGLAAAVYGASEGLSTLLIEREAPGGQAGTSSRIENYLGFPAGLSGGDLARRAVAQAQKFGVDLLTPRDVTSLRVEGPYKVLEVAGEGEISAHAVVIATGVSWQKLPAQGAEALTGRGVYYGAARSEAVDCAGENVYIVGAGNSAGQAAMYFSQAAAQVTMLVRGASLEARMSQYLVDQIRKTPNIGVLTRHEVMAVHGEERLEKLTLKNCETGEERTVPTHFLFSFIGAAPHTGWLDGVVARDARGFLRVGDQLREDDLRGWPLERAPFPLETNVPGIFAVGDVRSTSVKRVASAVGEGSVTVSFVHQHLAGL from the coding sequence TTGACCCTCACCCAGACACCCAAACCCGTGATGCTCGTCGTGGACGACGACCCCGACGTGCTGCGCGCCGTGGCCCGTGACCTGCGCGCCCGCTACAGCGCCGATTACCGCGTGCTGCGGGCGGAAAGCGGTGAGGAGGCGCTGGACGCCCTGAAGGAGGTGCGCGAGCGGGGCGATCCCGTGGCGCTGCTGCTCAGCGACCAGCGGATGCCAGGGTTGGACGGGGTGGCCTTCTTGTCCCGCGCCGCCGCCCTGTTTCCCGGCGCCAAGCGGGCGCTGCTCACCGCCTATGCCGACACCGACGCGGCCATCCGGGCGATCAACGAGTCGCAGGTGCATTTTTACCTCACCAAGCCCTGGGACCCGCCGCAGGAGCAGCTCTACCCGGTGCTTGACGACCTGCTGGACGACTGGCGCGGTGAGTTCAAGCCGGGCTACGGCGGCCTGAAGATCGTCGGCGACCGCTGGTCTCCACGCTCGCACGACCTGCGCGATTTTCTGGCACGCAACGGCGTGCCGTACACCTTCTATGACCTGGAGACGAACGACGAAGCGCAGGAACTGCTGGGAGACGAGGGCGGTGAGGCCCTGCCCCTGGTGATCCTGCCCGGCGGCGAGCGCCTGGCCGACCCTGACCCGGCAGCGGTGGCAGAGGCCGTGGGGCTTTCCCGGCCCGCCTCCCGGCCTTTTTACGACCTCGCCATCGTGGGGGGCGGCCCGGCGGGGCTGGCGGCAGCGGTGTATGGGGCGTCCGAGGGGCTGTCCACGCTGCTGATCGAGCGCGAGGCTCCGGGCGGGCAGGCGGGCACGTCGTCACGCATCGAGAATTACCTGGGCTTTCCAGCCGGGCTCTCGGGCGGAGACCTGGCGCGGCGGGCGGTGGCGCAGGCGCAGAAGTTCGGGGTGGACCTGCTGACCCCAAGGGACGTGACCTCCCTGCGGGTGGAAGGACCGTACAAGGTGCTGGAGGTGGCGGGTGAGGGCGAGATCAGCGCGCACGCGGTGGTGATCGCCACGGGCGTGAGCTGGCAGAAACTTCCGGCGCAGGGGGCCGAGGCGCTGACCGGGCGCGGGGTGTACTACGGCGCAGCCCGCTCGGAGGCCGTGGACTGCGCGGGAGAGAACGTGTATATCGTCGGCGCGGGCAACTCGGCGGGACAGGCGGCAATGTACTTTTCGCAGGCGGCGGCGCAGGTGACCATGCTGGTACGGGGCGCGAGCCTGGAGGCCAGGATGAGCCAGTATCTCGTGGACCAGATTCGCAAGACGCCGAACATCGGGGTGCTGACCCGCCACGAGGTTATGGCCGTGCACGGCGAGGAGCGGCTGGAGAAATTGACCCTGAAAAACTGCGAGACGGGCGAGGAACGCACCGTCCCCACGCACTTCCTCTTCTCCTTTATCGGGGCCGCGCCGCACACCGGCTGGCTGGACGGCGTGGTGGCGCGCGACGCGCGGGGTTTTCTGCGCGTGGGTGACCAACTGCGCGAGGACGATCTGCGCGGGTGGCCGCTGGAACGGGCCCCCTTTCCGCTGGAGACGAACGTTCCCGGTATCTTCGCGGTGGGCGACGTGCGCTCCACCAGCGTCAAGCGCGTTGCCTCGGCGGTGGGCGAAGGCTCGGTCACGGTGTCGTTCGTTCACCAGCACCTCGCCGGGTTGTAG
- a CDS encoding ATP-binding protein produces MRPTLDDLRQVTVLADLPEADLAWIAEHAEVHALANGEVLVHAGDPAGHLHLMFSGQIEYTGEVGGQPIRWVVAGGEVSGLLPHSRMTHFPSTGRAVGLTRLATFPGALFGELRERIPALEPRFMAVLADRIRVAVQADEQRERLSALGKLSAGLAHELNNPAAAVRSAAAALETRLGTLPQLLRAWLEAAPEPDALEALEDAARTAMTRMDERLTPLRRSELEDEVADWLADEGVPGAAERAGTLVEGGVRLPDLTQLAAACPQGGATGVAYLEFRLASLALLRDVLHAAGRISDLVASVKTYSHMDRGGDRARADVRRGLDSTVTMLAYKLRSKKITVTREYAPDLPPVLADEGALNQVWTNLLVNAVDALPEGGHVTLKAGERGGQVAVSVIDDGPGIPPEIQGRIFEPFFTTKPVGEGSGLGLDLVSRIVMRQHGGTVRVSSQPGHTEFAVLLPAAL; encoded by the coding sequence GTGAGGCCCACCCTCGACGACTTGCGGCAGGTCACCGTGCTGGCCGACCTGCCGGAGGCAGACCTGGCGTGGATCGCCGAACACGCCGAAGTCCACGCCCTCGCCAACGGCGAAGTCCTTGTCCATGCCGGGGACCCCGCCGGTCACCTGCACCTGATGTTTTCCGGACAGATCGAGTACACCGGCGAGGTGGGTGGGCAACCCATTCGCTGGGTGGTGGCGGGCGGCGAGGTCAGCGGCCTGCTGCCGCACTCGCGCATGACGCACTTTCCGTCCACCGGGCGGGCCGTGGGGCTGACGCGGCTGGCGACGTTTCCGGGAGCGCTGTTCGGGGAGTTGCGGGAGCGCATTCCCGCGCTGGAGCCGCGCTTTATGGCGGTGCTGGCCGACCGCATCCGGGTGGCGGTCCAGGCCGACGAGCAGCGCGAACGCCTGAGCGCCCTGGGCAAACTCTCTGCGGGGCTGGCGCACGAACTGAACAACCCCGCGGCGGCGGTTCGCAGCGCGGCGGCGGCCCTGGAGACGCGGCTGGGCACCCTGCCTCAGTTGCTGCGCGCCTGGCTGGAGGCGGCCCCGGAGCCAGACGCTTTGGAAGCCCTGGAGGACGCCGCCCGCACCGCCATGACCCGCATGGACGAGCGCCTGACGCCGCTGCGCCGCTCGGAACTGGAAGACGAGGTGGCCGACTGGCTCGCGGACGAGGGGGTGCCGGGCGCAGCGGAACGCGCGGGCACGCTGGTGGAAGGGGGGGTGCGCCTCCCGGACCTCACGCAGCTGGCCGCCGCGTGTCCGCAGGGCGGCGCGACGGGTGTGGCCTACCTGGAATTCCGGCTCGCCAGCCTGGCCCTGCTGCGCGACGTGCTGCACGCGGCGGGGCGCATCTCGGACCTGGTGGCGAGCGTGAAGACCTACTCCCACATGGACCGGGGCGGGGACCGCGCCCGCGCGGATGTGCGCCGGGGCCTGGACAGCACGGTGACGATGCTCGCGTACAAGCTGCGCTCGAAAAAGATCACGGTAACGCGCGAGTACGCGCCGGACCTGCCGCCCGTCCTCGCCGACGAGGGAGCGCTGAACCAGGTGTGGACCAACCTCCTGGTCAACGCTGTGGACGCGCTGCCCGAGGGCGGGCACGTCACCCTGAAGGCCGGGGAGCGCGGTGGGCAGGTGGCGGTGAGCGTCATCGACGACGGTCCCGGCATTCCGCCCGAGATCCAGGGCCGCATCTTCGAGCCTTTTTTCACCACCAAGCCCGTGGGCGAGGGCAGCGGCCTGGGGCTGGATCTGGTGAGCCGGATCGTGATGCGCCAGCATGGCGGCACGGTGCGCGTGAGCAGCCAGCCGGGGCACACCGAATTCGCGGTGCTGCTGCCGGCGGCGCTGTAG
- a CDS encoding UBP-type zinc finger domain-containing protein, translated as MSQGTCTHEGSILLLEPAHTGKQVCEDCVKTGDTWVHLRMCMTCGHVGCCDSSKNRHATRHFGETGHPIVRSVEPGEAWRWCYVDRVTLG; from the coding sequence ATGAGTCAGGGCACCTGCACGCACGAGGGCAGCATCCTTCTTCTGGAACCGGCGCACACAGGGAAGCAGGTGTGCGAGGACTGCGTGAAGACCGGAGACACCTGGGTTCACCTGCGGATGTGCATGACCTGCGGGCACGTGGGCTGCTGCGATTCGAGCAAGAACAGGCACGCCACCCGCCACTTCGGGGAGACGGGGCATCCCATCGTCCGCTCGGTGGAACCGGGCGAAGCGTGGCGCTGGTGCTACGTGGACCGGGTGACCCTGGGGTGA